The following proteins come from a genomic window of Polaribacter dokdonensis:
- a CDS encoding TraR/DksA family transcriptional regulator — translation MPDVKVKYSEEDLQEFKAIIEKKIARANEDLELLRAAYKNDANNGTDDTLSSFKSFDEGSDVMNKEANVQLAIRQEKFIRDLKNALLRIENKTYGVCRVTGKLIQKERLKLVPHATLSIEAKRAQ, via the coding sequence ATGCCAGATGTTAAAGTAAAATATTCTGAAGAAGATCTTCAAGAATTTAAGGCAATCATCGAAAAGAAAATTGCAAGAGCAAACGAAGATTTAGAGTTGTTAAGAGCAGCTTATAAAAATGATGCAAATAATGGTACAGATGATACTTTATCATCATTTAAATCTTTTGATGAAGGTTCAGATGTTATGAATAAAGAAGCAAATGTGCAATTGGCTATAAGACAAGAAAAATTTATTAGAGACCTAAAAAACGCTTTATTACGTATAGAAAACAAAACGTATGGTGTTTGTAGAGTTACTGGTAAATTAATCCAGAAAGAGCGTTTAAAATTAGTACCTCATGCAACGTTAAGTATTGAGGCTAAAAGAGCTCAGTAA